The Acidobacteriota bacterium genomic sequence GCACCCTTCTCCGATTTCTTCTTTGTGTAGTAACGTTTCAAATAGTCGCTATACCGGATTGCCACCAGCGTGCATTGCACCAGCGTTGTCCGCCCCAGCTTCGATCCGCTCTCGACCAGTTGTTTGTCCAGCTTCTTTAGGCTTTCGTTCAGCGAACGGATCTGACTGACGATCACTTCAGCCCATCGGTGAGAAGCACCTTGCCAGCGGCGTAGCTTCGCGCTGGCAAGGTGCTCCCATAGCCAAGACAGTGCATATTCCCAGGTCGCGACGGGCGAGATTATTCCGTTGCTCCCTGCGGGTCCGGGAAGAAAAGAAGCTCGCGCACTTCGCCGGGCACATCGCAGGTGATGGCAGCCTTCTTTGCCCAGGCAAGCGCCTCATTCAGATCGGCGGCTTCCAGAATCCAGAAACCGCCCATGTGCTCCTTGGTCTCGGTGAACGGTCCGTCGGTGACGAGCACCCTGCCGTCGGGCTGCTTCCGCACCGTCTTTGCGTTGGCGGCCGGGGAAATGCCGCAGGCGAATTTCCTGGCGCCGGCAGCAATTAATTCGCGATTGAGCGCGTGGATATCTTCGACCATCGCTTCGGTTACGGTGGACGGGTCGAAATCGTCGGGGATGTAGTTACAAACCAGATACTGTGGCATAAGTTCTCCATTCTAATGTAACGATTTTTGACAGGCTGTTGCCTGCCTTCGCCATATAGTCGAACGGCGGGAGGGGAATTCGACAAATCGTGCAAATTTTTTATTTCAAGTTCCGAATTCGCTCTTGCAGGAATTGCCGCTCCGGTTCCTGTTGTGTCAACGCCAGAGCTTTCTCATAAGAGGACCGAGCCTCATCCGTCCTGCCCAGCCTGCGGTACAGATCCGCACGGGCCGAATGTGCCAGGTAATAATCTGCCAGTTCGCCCGTTTCCAACACCGTTTCGATAAGCGCGAGACCGGCCTCGAGACCATCGCACTCTGCGATTGCCACGGCACGATTCAGATGTACCACGGGCGAAGGATGAATTCGTAGCAATTGGTCGTAAAGCGCAACGATCTGCCGCCAATCGGTCGCAGCAGTGGATTCCGCCTCCGCATGAACGGCCACGATCGCAGCCTGCAGTGTGTAAGCGCCGAAGCGGCGGGATTTCAGTGCCTTGTCCACCAAAGCCTTCCCTTCGGCGATCTGCTTCCGATTCCAGAGCGAGCGATCCTGATTCTCCAGCAAAATCAGCTCTCCGGTCGGAGAGGTTCTCGCGGCGTGACGGGATTCCTGTAACAACATCAGGGAAAGCAGCCCAATGACTTCCGGTTCAGGCTGGAGTTCGGCCAGCAACCGGCCTAATCGAATCGCCTCGCCGGTTAGCTCGGCCCGCGTTACCTCCATTCCCGCCGCAGCGGAATAACCCTCGTTAAAGACGAGATAGATGACCTGAAGCACCGCGTCCAGTCGTTCCGGCAATTCCTGCGGCGTCGGCACCTCGTACGGAATCGGCGTTTCGCGAATCTTTGCCTTTGCGCGCACAATGCGCTGCGCCAGCGTGCGCGGAGGGATAAGGAAGGCCTTTGCGATCTCCTCGGTGGTCAGCCCGCAGACCTCACGCAAGGTGAGCGCAACGCGCGCTTCCGGCGCTAAAGATGGATGACAGCACGTAAAAATCAGGCGCAGCCGATCATCCTCAAGGCTGTCCTCTTGGTTGGAACTTGCATCTGCACCAGAACCGGGCGAACTCCATTGCGCTTCGAGGTAACGCACGAGTTCGTCTTGAGACGCATCAAATCTTGCCTGTCGGCGCAGAGCATCAACGGCTTTGAATCGGGCCGTCGAAATCAACCATGGTCGCGGGTTGTCGGGTATTCCATTGGTGGGCCACAGGCTCAGCGCAGCCGCAAAGGCTTCGTGCATCGCCTCCTCGGCAAGATCAAAATCACCGAGCAAGCGGATCAGAGTTGCCAGGATTCGCCCCGAATCCACACGATAAAGGGAGTCGAACAAGTCGCGTATTTGCTCGGTAGATCGTTCGGACATGGCGAGGAACTTAGCAAACCAGGTACTCCGAATCAATTTGGGAACGGCAGATCGCTGCAAAGTGCCCAGGTCGTGATTCCGAAATCCGGACAACAGAACGCTTCCTCGGAGGAACTGATCGAGGTGCGCGGCTGGTCGGGAGTTTCTCAAACCGTCAGCTTCAAACCGCAGTCGCTCAACACATCGGCTGAAATGATCGTTTGGTTGCGTTCAGCTCCGGTGGAAATAAACGCGAAGGGAGCGCCGGAAAGTTCGGACAACCGGTTGATATACTGTTTGGCACGCGCGGGTAATTCCTCGAAGTGCGAGACGCCTGCGGTTTTGGATTTCCAACCGGGCATGGTTTCGTAAATCGGTTCGGCAGCACACATCTGGTCGGCGTCGTAAGGGACTTGCTCTGTTGCCTGCCCGTTCACTTTATAAGCCACACAGATTTTGATTTCGTCCAGATCATCAAGCACGTCCAGTTTGGTCAGCGCCAGCGCATTCAAGCCATTGACCATCACCGCGTACCGGGCAATCACGCCGTCAAACCAACCGGTGCGACGCGGTCGCCCGGTCGAAGCGCCATATTCGCCGCCTTTGGCGCGAATGGCTTCGCCCAGCGCGTCGTTGAGTTCCGTCGGAAACGGTCCTCCGCCAACGCGCGTGGTATACGCCTTAATGACTCCGATGGTCGCATTGATCGCCGAAGGTGGAATGCCAAGCCCTGTGCAGGCTCCACCGACGGCCGAACTGGACGAAGTAACAAACGGATAAGTACCGTGGTCAATATCCAGCATAACTGCCTGTGCGCCTTCGATTAACAACGCCTTCCCTTGCCGAGCAGCTTGATTCAGGTAATACGTCGTATCGGTCACATGCGGCGCGAGCAGTTCGCTCCATCGCAAACCATCTTCAATCAGTTGCTTTTCGTCAATCAGGTCGCTGCCGAACATGGCCAGTAAACGGTTAGCCTGTTTCGCGTTGTGCGAAAGCTGTTCGGCCAGTTTTGTGGGATTGGTCAGATCGCCTGCGCGAATGCCTCGGCGCGCCATTTTCTCTTCATACGCCGGGCCGATGCCGCGCATCGTGGTGCCAACCGCGCTGTTGCCACGACTGGCTTCGATGGCACGATCCAGGGCGATATGATGCGGCAAAATCAAATGCGCGCGGTTGCTGACGAGCAGATTCTTTTCTGTGACTTCGATTCCTTTGGCGCGAAGTTCGTCAATTTCCGTCAGCAATGCGCCGGGGTGGACGACGACTCCGTTGCCGATAACACAGATTTTGCCGGGATGGGTGATGCCGGAAGGAATCAGGTGCAGAACGAATTTTTGATCTTCGCCGTTGCGGCGAATGATGACGGTGTGGCCCGCGTTATGGCCTCCCTGATACCGGGTGACGATGTCGAAATGCGGCGCGATCAGGTCAACAATCTTGCCTTTGCCTTCGTCGCCCCACTGCGCTCCGATGATAGCTAAATTCATTGTGTTTCTTTTCTCCCACGCAGAAACACGAAGGAGCACGAAGCCTGGTTTCACTTCGTGATCCTTCGTGCATTTCGTGGATCGGCCTCTTCAGATTCGTTCAGGCCAAGGTTCGTTCGACCAACTGCGCGATGGCGGCTTGCGGCAAAGCGCCGACGTGTCCGTTCGCCACTTCGCCTCCCGAAAAGACCAGCAAAGTTGGAATGCCTTTGACGCCGTATTTCGAAGGCATTTCCAGGTTTTCATCCACGTTCATTTTCACGACTTTGACTTTGCCCTGGTACGCTTCGGCAACGGCTTCAATCGAAGGCGCAATCTGGCGGCAAGGTCCGCACCACGGCGCCCAAAAATCCACCAGCACAGGTTTATCCGATCCCAGCACTTCGGTCGCCCAATTGGCATCCGTCACTTCTGAAACAAATTGACTCATTACTTCCTCCTATAAGTTTTGCAAACTATTGGTTTGCTTTGTTTTCAAACTCAGCTTCCATCTCGGCGGGCATTATAACAAATGCCGTTCGTCAGCCAACAAACAGACAACCCCGGCCAGCCAGAAGTTACCAACCCCGCGCCAACCTGGCTTCGACGATCCGATGATAGGCATTTAAGTAATTGCGCGCGGCACGATCCCACGAAAAGTCTTCGCGCATCCCGTTTCGCTGCAATTTTCGCCACAGGTCGCGGTCGTAATAAACCATCAGCGATTCATAGTACTTTTCGACCAGCCGATCCGCCGAGTATTCGTAAAATTTGTAACCGTTCCCCTGTTCAGTGGTGCGCTCGAAATTGGTGATGGTGTCGTCCAATCCGCCGACGCCGCGCACGATAGGAATTGTCCCGTATTTCAAACTGTACATTTGGTTTAACCCGCACGGCTCATACGACGAAGGCATCAGGAATAAATCGGCTCCGGCTTCGACCTGATGCGAAAGCGCTGTGTTGAATCCGAAGTAAACGCCAACCTGTTTGGGGACAGAATCGCGCACGTGCTGGAAATAGTTCTCATAACTTTCAGCCCCCGATCCGAGCAGGATAAAGTACGCGCCGGTTTCCAGAATTCGCCAGATGGCCTGCGTCGTCAGGTCAACTCCCTTTTGCGCGGTCAGCCGGGTAACAATCGCAACGACAGGCCTTTCCAGGTCAACCGGCAGATGATATTTTTCCAGCAAATCGCGTTTGCAGGCCAGTTTGCCTTCCAGATTTTCAATCGAATAATTCGCCGCCAGATAGTTGTCCGTCGTCGGATTCCATTCGTTGTAATCCACGCCGTTCAGAATGCCCAGCAAATCGCCGCGCCTCCAGCGCAACAAACCATCCAGTTTGTTGCCGAATTCCGGCGTTTGAATTTCTTCGGCATATTTCGGGCTGACGGTCGAAAGCGCGGTGGAAAAATGCAGCCCGGATTTCATCGCGCTGACGGCATCGTGGAACTCCATTCCCTCATACGCCTGCCAATCGAATCCAAATTTCGGCAGCAGGTCTTTATCGAAAAACCCTTGGTACGCCAGATTGTGAATCGTAAAGAGCGTCGCCGTCCGCGCGTAATACGGGTCGTTCCAGTAAACATTGCGCAAATACGCCGGGACAAAACCGGTTTGCCAATCATTGCAATGAATTACATCCGGCGCGGGGCCAATGCGCTTGGCCAACTCCAGGATGGCGCGGCTAAAGAAGGCAAATCGTTCGGCGTCAAAATTTCCGCTACCATAAATGTAACCATGACCGAAGTATTCCGCGTTATCTATGAAGTAAACCGGTGCGCCGTTCATCCAATCGCGCCAGACGGCAGCGTGTTTGTCCATTCCGGCAAACGGCACGCGCAAATCGTCGAAGATCATTTCGCCGGTCGCATGGTTGACTACATCTCCGTGGCGTTTGCCATAACCGGTGTACCGCGGAGTGATCACGGCGACATCGCATCCGATGCGAGATAAGGCTTGTGGTAAGGCTCCTGCAACATCGCCAAGCCCGCCGGTTTTCGAGTAAGGCACAACTTCGGATGAAGCCAGAATGACGCGCATTAGTTTTTTTCGGGGAATGAAACTTTCGTTGTTTTGGTTTGTCGAATTGGACGCGGAGTCTAAAGTCGCGCTCGAAAGCTTGTCAAGCAACGTGAAAAAGCGACAATAGACGCTGTCACCAACACAACCGTTCGACAGGATTTACAAGATTTCACAGGATCAAAATCAATCCTGTTGAATCCTGCAAATCCTGTCTATTCAATCTGCTTTCCAACAAGGAGAATTTTATGCTGCAAAAATTCAGAGTCGCGCTGCTCTGTTTAACATTGCTGGTCAGCCCGCTCGCCAGTTTTGCCCAAGGTCCCGCCGCCGCGCCTGATCCCGACGTTCAAGCCAAAATCCGCAAAGAAGGCATGGATAATTCGCAAATCATGCATGTCATGCACTATTTCACAGACGTGTACGGCCCGCGCTTGACCGGTTCGCCCAACCACGAAAATGCCGCCAAATGGGCGGTCAAGGAAATGACCAGTTGGGGGTTCGCCAACGCGCATTTGGAACCGTGGGATTTCGGGCATCCTGGTTGGTTGAATGAACGCGCTTCGGGGTACGTGTTGTCGCCTTTCAAGGATTCGCTGGTGTTTGAAGTTCTGGCCTGGACGCCAAGCACAAAGGGAACCGTCACCGGGCAGGCGTATCAAATGATTCCGCCCGCTTCGCCGACCGAAGAGGAATTCAATGCCTTTCTGGACACCGAGAAGCAGAAGGTCAAAGGCAAAATCGTGTTCGTCGGCAAACACGTTGTCATTCCGGTCAACATGCAGCCGGAAAACAAACGCATGACCGATGAACAAGCCAAAGCCCGTTTTTCAGGCGGCGGCGGCCCAGGCGGCCCAGCCAATGCCAGACGCCAACCGCCTCCGGCGCAACAACCCGGCCAACCGCGTAAACTTTCCGCGCGTGAAGTCAACCAACGCGCTGGCGAATTTCTGGCTGCCAACGGCGCGTTGATGATGGTCGTGGACACCGCCAACGAAGGCCGCATGGAACAGCGCCGCGTGCGCGCATTCAACAATCGCAACTTCGATCCGGCGAAATATCTGCCCACCGCCGTCATGAGCAACGAAGATTACGGACGCATCACGCGTATTTTGGCCGACGGCACGCCGGTCGAACTGGAATTCAACATCGTCAACCATGATTATCCCGCAGGCAAAACTTCGTACAACACGATTGCCGAAATCCCCGGCACAGACAAAAAAGATGAAGTGATCATGCTGGGCGGCCATTTGGATTCGTGGCATTCGGCGACCGGTGCAACCGACAACGCCATCGGATGCGCGACGATGATGGAAGCCGCGCGCATCATCAACGCGCTGGTTAAATCCGGCGCAATCAAAGCGCCGCGCCGCACGATCCGCGTCGCCCTGTGGAGCGGCGAAGAACAAGGCCTGCTCGGTTCGCAAGCCTACGTCAAAGAACATTTCGGTTCTGCGGAAAATCCAAAACCGGATTTCGCCAAATTCGGCGGCTATTTCAACATTGATTCGGGGACCGGCAAGGCGCGCGGTATGAGCGTCTTTGGCCCGGACGATGTCAACACGGATTTGCGTGCAGTGTTGACTCCGTTTGAAGACTTCGGGTTTTATGGTGTGCTGCCTTCGCGCAGCCGCGCGCTCGGTGGTTCGGACAACACCTCGTTCAGCCAGGCCGGATTGCCCGGCATCGGCGTCGGCCAGGATCCGATTGAGTATTTCAACGTCACCTGGCATACGAACCTGGACACCTACGAACGTATCATCGAAGACGACGCCAAGAAATCGGCGATCATCATCGCTGCTGCGCTGTAT encodes the following:
- a CDS encoding RNA polymerase sigma factor, coding for MSERSTEQIRDLFDSLYRVDSGRILATLIRLLGDFDLAEEAMHEAFAAALSLWPTNGIPDNPRPWLISTARFKAVDALRRQARFDASQDELVRYLEAQWSSPGSGADASSNQEDSLEDDRLRLIFTCCHPSLAPEARVALTLREVCGLTTEEIAKAFLIPPRTLAQRIVRAKAKIRETPIPYEVPTPQELPERLDAVLQVIYLVFNEGYSAAAGMEVTRAELTGEAIRLGRLLAELQPEPEVIGLLSLMLLQESRHAARTSPTGELILLENQDRSLWNRKQIAEGKALVDKALKSRRFGAYTLQAAIVAVHAEAESTAATDWRQIVALYDQLLRIHPSPVVHLNRAVAIAECDGLEAGLALIETVLETGELADYYLAHSARADLYRRLGRTDEARSSYEKALALTQQEPERQFLQERIRNLK
- a CDS encoding adenylosuccinate synthase translates to MNLAIIGAQWGDEGKGKIVDLIAPHFDIVTRYQGGHNAGHTVIIRRNGEDQKFVLHLIPSGITHPGKICVIGNGVVVHPGALLTEIDELRAKGIEVTEKNLLVSNRAHLILPHHIALDRAIEASRGNSAVGTTMRGIGPAYEEKMARRGIRAGDLTNPTKLAEQLSHNAKQANRLLAMFGSDLIDEKQLIEDGLRWSELLAPHVTDTTYYLNQAARQGKALLIEGAQAVMLDIDHGTYPFVTSSSSAVGGACTGLGIPPSAINATIGVIKAYTTRVGGGPFPTELNDALGEAIRAKGGEYGASTGRPRRTGWFDGVIARYAVMVNGLNALALTKLDVLDDLDEIKICVAYKVNGQATEQVPYDADQMCAAEPIYETMPGWKSKTAGVSHFEELPARAKQYINRLSELSGAPFAFISTGAERNQTIISADVLSDCGLKLTV
- the trxA gene encoding thioredoxin yields the protein MSQFVSEVTDANWATEVLGSDKPVLVDFWAPWCGPCRQIAPSIEAVAEAYQGKVKVVKMNVDENLEMPSKYGVKGIPTLLVFSGGEVANGHVGALPQAAIAQLVERTLA
- a CDS encoding glycogen synthase, whose product is MRVILASSEVVPYSKTGGLGDVAGALPQALSRIGCDVAVITPRYTGYGKRHGDVVNHATGEMIFDDLRVPFAGMDKHAAVWRDWMNGAPVYFIDNAEYFGHGYIYGSGNFDAERFAFFSRAILELAKRIGPAPDVIHCNDWQTGFVPAYLRNVYWNDPYYARTATLFTIHNLAYQGFFDKDLLPKFGFDWQAYEGMEFHDAVSAMKSGLHFSTALSTVSPKYAEEIQTPEFGNKLDGLLRWRRGDLLGILNGVDYNEWNPTTDNYLAANYSIENLEGKLACKRDLLEKYHLPVDLERPVVAIVTRLTAQKGVDLTTQAIWRILETGAYFILLGSGAESYENYFQHVRDSVPKQVGVYFGFNTALSHQVEAGADLFLMPSSYEPCGLNQMYSLKYGTIPIVRGVGGLDDTITNFERTTEQGNGYKFYEYSADRLVEKYYESLMVYYDRDLWRKLQRNGMREDFSWDRAARNYLNAYHRIVEARLARGW
- a CDS encoding M28 family peptidase, which translates into the protein MLQKFRVALLCLTLLVSPLASFAQGPAAAPDPDVQAKIRKEGMDNSQIMHVMHYFTDVYGPRLTGSPNHENAAKWAVKEMTSWGFANAHLEPWDFGHPGWLNERASGYVLSPFKDSLVFEVLAWTPSTKGTVTGQAYQMIPPASPTEEEFNAFLDTEKQKVKGKIVFVGKHVVIPVNMQPENKRMTDEQAKARFSGGGGPGGPANARRQPPPAQQPGQPRKLSAREVNQRAGEFLAANGALMMVVDTANEGRMEQRRVRAFNNRNFDPAKYLPTAVMSNEDYGRITRILADGTPVELEFNIVNHDYPAGKTSYNTIAEIPGTDKKDEVIMLGGHLDSWHSATGATDNAIGCATMMEAARIINALVKSGAIKAPRRTIRVALWSGEEQGLLGSQAYVKEHFGSAENPKPDFAKFGGYFNIDSGTGKARGMSVFGPDDVNTDLRAVLTPFEDFGFYGVLPSRSRALGGSDNTSFSQAGLPGIGVGQDPIEYFNVTWHTNLDTYERIIEDDAKKSAIIIAAALYHLAMSDKMLPRFAADQMPALPPARP